Proteins from one Gossypium raimondii isolate GPD5lz chromosome 8, ASM2569854v1, whole genome shotgun sequence genomic window:
- the LOC105790604 gene encoding uncharacterized protein At1g28695 has protein sequence MEHPKDLCPGTSAIVFLLLTGLLYLCVWSPSNPLLPFHEPNGSPKNYTGVEFLVKDELDLALEEASMPNKTVIIAVVNRAYVEQSVNAETTMLDLFLESFWVGEDTRALLEHLLLVTVDQTAYDRCMFKRLHCYRLVTEGVDFGEEKVYMSRDFVKMMWRRTLFLLDVLRRGYSFIFTDTDVMWLRNPFAKLSLNGTEDIQISVDKFYGDPRPEHNLINTGFYHIRSNNRTISLFEKWYSLNNSTWKKEQDVLIDLLRQGIVTQLHLRVRFLETRHFSGFCEDSRDVSYVTTVHANCCRHINAKVRDLTAVLRDWKRFKAAVTKYPNAAGNITMSFGWSPHSGCWNSWKPQH, from the exons ATGGAACACCCAAAGGACTTATGTCCAGGAACTTCTGCCATAGTTTTTCTCCTTCTTACTGGCCTTCTCTACTTATGTGTATGGTCTCCTTCAAACCCTTTACTTCCCTTCCATGAACCCAATGGTTCACCCAAAAATTAT actGGCGTAGAGTTCCTTGTGAAAGATGAGCTTGATTTGGCGTTGGAGGAAGCTTCGATGCCGAACAAGACCGTCATAATCGCGGTTGTAAATAGGGCTTACGTTGAGCAAAGCGTTAATGCGGAGACCACAATGCTGGACCTTTTCCTGGAGAGCTTTTGGGTGGGGGAAGATACGAGGGCATTGCTGGAGCACTTGCTTCTGGTTACGGTGGATCAGACGGCTTACGATCGGTGCATGTTCAAGCGGTTGCACTGTTACAGGTTGGTGACGGAGGGTGTGGATTTCGGGGAGGAGAAGGTTTACATGTCCCGGGATTTTGTAAAGATGATGTGGAGAAGAACTCTGTTCCTTTTGGATGTGTTGAGGCGCGGCTACAGTTTTATTTTCACG GACACAGATGTAATGTGGCTACGAAATCCATTTGCGAAGCTAAGCTTAAATGGAACCGAGGATATTCAAATAAGCGTGGATAAATTTTACGGTGACCCACGACCCGAGCATAATTTGATCAACACAGGCTTCTACCATATTAGATCAAATAATAGGACCATCTCTTTGTTCGAAAAATGGTATTCACTCAACAATTCTACGTGGAAAAAAGAGCAAGATGTGTTGATAGACCTACTTCGACAAGGGATCGTCACCCAGTTGCATCTCCGAGTAAGGTTCCTAGAGACGAGGCATTTCAGTGGCTTTTGTGAAGACAGTCGAGACGTCAGCTACGTAACCACGGTCCATGCGAATTGTTGCCGCCACATAAATGCAAAGGTTAGGGATCTAACCGCCGTCCTCCGCGATTGGAAGAGGTTCAAGGCGGCTGTGACCAAGTATCCCAATGCTGCTGGTAATATAACTATGAGCTTTGGCTGGTCACCGCACAGTGGATGTTGGAATTCATGGAAGCCTCAACATTAA